A section of the Anabaena cylindrica PCC 7122 genome encodes:
- a CDS encoding DUF5615 family PIN-like protein: MPRRIQFHLDENVDPDIALALRQAGIDVTTTQGANLLAKSDQMQLDFANEQSRVLVTHDDDFLILNHQGVDHSGIVYCRKDTKSIGYIIRMLILLYEVATLEEMKDRIEYL, from the coding sequence ATGCCTAGACGCATTCAATTTCACCTCGATGAAAATGTTGATCCTGATATTGCTTTAGCTTTGAGACAGGCTGGTATTGACGTGACGACTACACAGGGGGCAAATCTTTTAGCAAAGAGTGATCAAATGCAGTTAGATTTTGCTAACGAACAGTCTCGCGTGCTAGTTACACACGATGATGATTTTCTGATTCTCAATCATCAAGGAGTTGATCATAGTGGCATTGTTTATTGTCGTAAAGATACAAAATCCATTGGTTACATCATTCGGATGCTGATCTTGCTTTATGAAGTCGCTACTCTTGAGGAAATGAAGGATAGAATTGAATATCTGTAA